GGAATCAGCTTTGACCCATACTAGATGCGAAGGAACCGACATCCGAAAGTGGCGACGGGTGCGTCGCCACGTACCGAGAAGAAGAGTTTCCATTCCTCATAGGGACATCCGAAAGGGTAATTTCAAACCGTAACTATTCAGTCCCCCTGCCGATTTAGGTCCTAAATCAGCAGTTCCTTAGTCTCTTGCAACGTGCTATCATGGCATCAGAATAAATCTGAAAGGAGGTCTATCCATGTTTCAGAAACCCACCTACGAAGAGCTCTTCGAGGACAACCAGATGCTCAAGGCGATAAACAAGAGCCTCAGCGAGAGGATCTCAGAGCTCGAAGCCATCCTGAAACAAAACAGCCAGACCAGCTCTAAGCCTCCTTCAAGCGACGGCTATAAAAAGCCCAAGCCGACCAGCTCCCGGAAGAAAAGCGACAAGAGTAAAGGGGCTCAGAAGGGCCATAAA
The nucleotide sequence above comes from Dethiosulfovibrio salsuginis. Encoded proteins:
- a CDS encoding DUF6444 domain-containing protein translates to MFQKPTYEELFEDNQMLKAINKSLSERISELEAILKQNSQTSSKPPSSDGYKKPKPTSSRKKSDKSKGAQKGHK